The genomic interval CGTGGTCGATATCGGGACGCTCATCGCCGACGTCGGCAGGTTTCTCTCCGGCGTCGGGACGCTCGTCATCCTCACTCGAATCGCCGTCGCGGTCTGGCGCATCCTGCGGACGACGGTGCTCGCGGGCAGACTCGGCTACGCCGAGGGAGTCGCGGGCGACGCTCCCGACGCCGACCACGGCGCGGCCGACGAGGACCGGACGACGCTCACGGAGTGACGCGTCACTCGTCGGTCAGCGTCGCGGACCCGAACGGGACGGAGAAGTCGTCACACCAGACACTGACGCCGCGGTACTGCGTCGGGTCGATGTCGCCGGGTAGTTCCTGTCGGAAGGTCCCCTCCTTGGTCGACTCGCCACCGTCTGCCCCGCCGTCGATGCGCACCTTCACGCCGCGGTCTATCTGGTCGCGGGTCGTGGGGTCACCGTCGGGCGTCAGGTAGACGAACACGTCCGGCCCCTGCGTCTGACTGTAGTTCTGGAAGTAGAGGACGTGTGTGCCGTCCTCCTCGACAAGGGAGACGGTGCCGGAGACGCGGTGGGCGGCGTCGGCCCCCGAGAACGTCCCGGTTGCGAGCGTCGTCGCCCCGTCGCCGGGTCCCGCCTCGACGACGGTGGTCGAGCGTTCGGGTGCGAACAGGTCGTAGACGACCGGGCCGGCGACGACGACGATGACGACGGCCAGGACGGTCAGTGCGGTGCCGAGACGACGGTTCATACCGGGAGGAGGCCGTCCCCGAAGATGTAGGTTTTCTAGAATTCGTTCGGACTCCGTCGAACATCGGCGTCTCGGGGTTCGAGGCCAGCGTCCGGGGTCGAAGCTAGCGTCACGAGTCGACAGCGTAGTCGGGAGTCGTGACCGGAGCGCGCGTGCCGCCGGAACACGAGGACCGGAACGGTACCCGGTCGGTAGTCCCACGAGTCGAGGACGAGGCCCGCGGCGAACGAGTTCGTCGTCGGTCAGCGCCGCCAGTACGCCGGCGTGAGGATGACGAGCACCGAGAGTATCTCCAGGCGACCGATCCACATCAGGAACGTCATGTACAGTTTCGAGGCGTTCGAGAACGGCTCGAAGTTGTTCATCGGCCCGACGACGCCGACGCCCGGCCCGACGTTCCCGAGCGTGGCGATGGCCGCGCTCGTCGCCTCCAGCGCGTTCAGTTCCAGTCCCGCGACCCGGAAGCTGTCGACGTAGATGAGCACCGTGGACAGCGCGAACAACACCACGAACAGCAGGACGAACACGAAGATACTCCGGATGGTGTCGTCGTCGGCGACGTTACCGCCGTGTTCGATGGGTCGGACCGCCTCGGGGTGGACCGTCGTGAACAGTTCCCGCGAGATGGTCTTCCGGACCAGATACCAGCGGATGACCTTCACCGAGCCGGCAGCGGAGCCGGCGGACCCGCCGATGAACATGGCGAACAGGAGGACGACCTGCGTCGACTCGTCCCACGTGTTGAAGTCCATGCTGGCGTACCCGGTCGTCGTCACGATCGCGACCGTCTGGAAGACGGCCTGTCGGATCGAATGTTCGAGGTCGCCAGTGAGGCCGGGGACGTTCGTGGGGACCGCCGCGAGACCGACGCCGGTGTACAGCATGGCGGCGAGCAGGGCACCGACCGCGCCCATCGCGAGGAGGTACGACCGGAACTCGACGTTCTCGACGAGGTGGCGAGGCTGGCCCTCCAGGGCGTACCAGAACAGCGCGAAGTTGGTCCCGGCGACGACCATGAA from Halomarina salina carries:
- a CDS encoding DM13 domain-containing protein, with the protein product MNRRLGTALTVLAVVIVVVAGPVVYDLFAPERSTTVVEAGPGDGATTLATGTFSGADAAHRVSGTVSLVEEDGTHVLYFQNYSQTQGPDVFVYLTPDGDPTTRDQIDRGVKVRIDGGADGGESTKEGTFRQELPGDIDPTQYRGVSVWCDDFSVPFGSATLTDE